The Agaribacterium sp. ZY112 genome includes the window TCGGAGCTAATTTTGTTCACTATTGGCTGAAACAATATAGCAACGATAACATCATCGCCCTAGATGCTCTCACCTATGCTGGCAATATGAGCAATCTTGATCACGTTCGCGATAATAAAAATCTAAAATTCGTGCACGGTAATATTTGTGATGATGAGTTAGTTGAAAAACTAATGCGTGAACACGACATTGATACCATTGTGCACTTTGCCGCAGAAAGCCATGTTGATCGCTCAATTACAGGCCCCGATGCCTTTTTAGAAACCAACATCATTGGCACTCACGCCTTACTTAAAGTCGCTAAAAAAATATGGCTTGATGAAGGGTTAAAACCAGAACACCGCTTTCACCATGTTAGCACCGATGAAGTTTACGGCAGCTTAAATACTGATGACCCAGCTTTTAATGAAAGCACCGCCTATGCACCCAACTCACCTTATTCTGCAAGCAAAGCCGCTAGCGATCATTTGGTTCGTGCCTACCACCACACCTATGGCTTAAAAGTCACAACATCTAACTGCTCAAATAACTACGGGCCTTTTCACTTTCCTGAAAAACTGATCCCCCTAGTTATTACCAACATCTTATTTAATAAAGCCCTACCTATTTATGGTGATGGCCAACAAATTCGTGACTGGCTTTATGTGGAAGATCACGCTCGAGGTATCGACCTTGTCATACAAAAAGGTCGACTAGGTGAATGCTATAACATTGGCGGTATTAACGAGTGGGCTAATATTGATATCGTCAATTTAGTCTGCAAACTTATGGATGAAGCTTTTAGCAACAATACAGACTTGGCTCACCGCTTCCCAGAGGCTAAGGCAGCCATAAACAATAACTGCGCTAGTTTAATTACCTATGTAAAGGATCGCCCCGGACACGATAGACGCTACGCTATTGATCCAACCAAAGCTGAAAACGAATTAGGCTATAAACCAAGTGAAAGTTTTGAAACGGGTATTAGAAAAACACTGCAATGGTACTTAGACAACCAAGAATGGTGGAGTAAAGTTATGGATGGCAGCTACCAAGACTGGATAGAAAATCAATACAACTAAGTTAGTAAAGCCGAGCCTAGCTCGGCTTTTTAATATAACAAACGCTTAAAATGACAAGTTGAGCCAAACCTTAGACGGCTCCGAACAAACAACAAAATAAGGATTTAGCAAGGTCTCTTTAGTGTTGTAACGCAAAGGCTCTTTGGTTTCCCAATTAAGTACCTTTGCACCTGCTGCTTCCACAATCGCTTGCGCTGCAGCTGTATCCCATTCACAGGTAGGAATCAGCCGAGGATAAAGATCCGCACTACCGTCTGCTACCATGCAGAGTTTTAATGATGAACCAACACTCAATAAATCTGCATTCGGGAAAACAGCCATAAAACGTTCAAAATCGTCGCTACTATGAGAGCGACTACCAACAATACGCCACGTTTTTCCCTGCTCGGGAATAGCCGCAGGCTTGATACATTTACGCTCGCCCGCGCCCTGTTGCTTCCAAGCCCCTTTACCTTGTTCACCAACATACCAAAGATCCATAACTGGGGCGTAGACGACCCCAAGTACAGGCTCACCATCACGAACAAGGGCAACATTTACAGTAAATTCACCACTGCGCTTAATAAATTCTTTTGTACCGTCGAGCGGGTCAACCAACCAGTATTGTTTCCAGCTTTGACGCTCAGCCCAACTTATATCGGCATCTTCTTCAGACAATATTGGACCGACTTTCAGCTCACTTAAGGCCTTCACCAATATATCGTGAGCAAGCTGATCGGCCTTAGTCAAAGGGCTATTGTCTTCTTTAATTTCAATGCCAAAGTCGTCACTGTTATATACATCCAGTATCGAACTGCCCGCTTGAGCAACCGCATTCATTACAGCTTGTAACATCTTCATCTACTTCCTTTAGGCTACAAAAAAGCCCGCGTAATGGGCGGGCTTTAATAAGTCAGTTCTACTTATAAATAGGCAACTAAGAAATAACGTTTAATTCACGTAGTTTACGCAATAGATGAGCAACCACCTCATCAACACTCATAGCGTCTGTATCAATAGTAATTTCAGCGTTCTCAGGCTCTTCATAAGGTGAATCAATACCCGTGAAATTCGTGATAACCCCTGAACGCGCCTTTTTATACAAGCCTTTAGGGTCGCGCTGCTCACAGGTTTCAAGTGCCGTGTTTACATGAACCTCGATAAACTCTCCGTCCTCCAACATGTTACGAACAATGCGACGATCATCTTTAAATGGCGAGATAAAGGAGGTAAATACCAGCATGCCCGCATCGACCATTAATTTAGCGACCTCGCCAACACGGCGAATATTTTCTACGCGGCCAGCCTCATCAAAACCCAAATCCTTACTAAGACCTTGGCGAACGTTGTCACCATCTAGCAGGTAAGTATTAAAGCCCATAGAGAACAAGGCTTTTTCTAAAGCACTTGCGGAAGTTGACTTACCTGATCCACTTAAGCCGGTAAACCAAATAACCGCGGGCTTTTGGCCATTGCGGCTTGCACGCGCTTCTTTATTCACATCCATGTTGTGCCAAGCAACATCTTCATCTGTTAAAGGCTCGGCCACCATAGCAGCGCCAACGGTCACGTTGCTAAGACGATCAATAAAAATTAGATTACCAGTATGGCGATTGTCTTGATAAGCATCGACGGTCACCGCTTCGGTAAGCTCTAACTTACAACGCGCAATACCATTTAATGGAACATTCTCAACCTGACTTTTCTCCAAGGTGTTGACATCTACCTGATACTCGATAGAGGTCACGGTACCGTTCACTTCTGCGGAACCGACCTTAACGTAATAATTCTTACCAACTGTCAGCGCATCTTCATGCATCCACACAACGTCGATCATCATCGCGTTAACAGGCTTAACCGTGTCATTGGCCGCAACAATCATGTCACCACGACTGATGTCGATCTCATCGTTCAACGTTAGGGTGACCGCATCACCAGGATAAGCGGCGTCGATATCGCCTTCGTAAGTCACCACTTGTTTTACAGTCGACTTTTTATGTGAAGGCAGTGCCATCACTTCTTGGCCTGGCTTAAACACACCTGAAGCGACGGTTCCGCAGAAACCACGGAAGTTCAAATTAGGGCGGTTCACATATTGAACCGGGAAGCGCGGAGCTTCAAAACTGGCCTCAGCACCTAGCTCAACCGTCTCTAAAATATCCAGTAGTGGCTGCTCTTTATACCAAGGAGACTCGTCACTCAGCTCGGCCACGTTGTCGCCATCCAAGGCCGAGATAGGAATAAACTTAAACTCAGGCTGTGAAGGCAGGCTTTTAGCAAACTCGATGTAATCGGCTTTAATGGCTTCGTATTTATCTTCTGCGAAGTCGATCAAATCCATTTTATTCACAGCGATCACAAAGTTCTTAATACCCAATAAAGAACAAATAAAGCTGTGACGACGCGTTTGAGTTTGCACACCATAGCGGGCATCAATTAACAAAATCGCCAACTGTGCCGTTGAGCCACCGGTTGCCATGTTACGCGTGTACTGCTCGTGCCCTGGGGTATCGGCAATAATAAACTTACGTTTATCGGTAGAAAAATAGCGGTAAGCCACATCAATGGTGATGCCCTGCTCACGCTCACTTTGCAAACCATCAACCAATAAAGCCAAATCGACTTTTTCACCGGTGGTGCCATGCGCTTTAGAATCTTTAGAGATCGCTGCCAACTGATCTTCATAGATCATTTTGGTGTCATGTAACAAACGGCCAATCAAGGTAGATTTACCGTCATCTACCGAACCACAGGTAATAAAACGCAGCAAATCTTTTTCTTCATGCTGCTTCAAATATTGCTGAATATCTTCAGCAATCAAATCACTTTGATGAGACATACGTTTCTCTCGTTTAGTGCTGAGACCGGAAACTCATATCCAATCTCACAATTCTTTTTACTTCAACCTCTCGACAAAAAATCGAATGATTAGCGTAAGTGTCGCCGCCAGCGTGGTCGCGTTTTGGCCGCGAAAAAGCGGAGTTTACATGCAGTAAATGAGCATTTTGAGCGGCCAAAAGCGACCGCGCTGGCAAGTAAACTAGCTAAGCATCGGTTTTTAGAAATAGCCTTCGCGCTTCTTCTTCTCCATGGAGCCCGCCGAATCATGATCAATCGCACGCCCTGAACGCTCAGAGGTCGTTGTTAACAGCATCTCTTGAATCACATCGGGTAAAGTCTGAGCTTTAGACTCAACAGCACCGGTCAACGGATAACAGCCCAAAGTACGGAAGCGCACCCACTTCTCTTCAGGCACTTCCCCCTCTTCCAAAGGCAGGCGCTCGTCGTCAACCATAATCAACATGCCGTCACGCTCAACCACAGGGCGTGGTGCACTTAGGTATAGAGGCACAATTTTGATGCTTTCTAGATAGATGTACTGCCAGATATCCAGCTCAGTCCAGTTAGACAAAGGGAAAACACGGATAGATTCACCCTTGTTCACACGTGAGTTATAGATATTCCACAACTCAGGGCGCTGATTTTTAGGGTCCCAACGGTGATGTTTATCACGGAAGCTATACACGCGCTCTTTCGCACGGCTTTTCTCTTCGTCGCGACGGGCGCCACCAAAGGCGGCATCAAAACCGTATTTATCCAACGCCTGCTTCAAGGCCACCGTCTTCATAATATCGGTATATTTGGCTGAACCGTGGTCAAAAGGGTTGATATTGGCCGCTTTGCCCTCTTGATTCGTGTGCACCAACAATTCCATACCAGCCTCTTTGGCCATTTCATCACGGAACTGGATCATCTCTTTGAACTTCCACGTGGTATCAACGTGCATCAAAGGGAAAGGAGGTACCCCAGGAGCAAAGGCTTTACGAGCCAAATGCAGCATAACGGCGGAATCTTTACCCACCGAATAGAGCATAACGGGGTTATCAAACTCCGCAGCCACTTCGCGGATAATGTGTATAGACTCAGCCTCAAGCTGCTTGAGGTGAGTACGGCGAGCTTCGTCCATAGATGAGACCTATATAGGAAATGCGTAAAAGACATTACTAGTAGAAATTGACGCGATTATACGCCGAATAGATTTATTTATAAAACCGAATATACTGAACAAAACCATCTATAAAATAGACGCATGAAATACACCTTACGCCAGCTACAAGTCTTTCTTGCCGTTGCCAGACACCAAAATATTGGCTTAGCTGCGCAAGAGCTCAACCTTTCGCAAAGTGCCTGCAGTACAGCCCTTAAAGAATTTGAAGCTCGTTATAAAATCCAGCTTTTTGACAGAAGTGCCAAGCGAGTACGCCTTAATACTTTAGGCAGCACTTTACGCCCTAAAGCCGAACAACTTTTGCTGCAAGCACAAGCATTTGAAAACGAACTCAGCCAACATGAAAACAAACAAGAACTGCGCGTTGGTGCAAGCCTGACTATTGGTAACTACCTTGCTTTCAACTATTTAGCCAAATACAGCCAGCTTTACCCCGAGGTGAAGGTTGATATTGTTGTAGGCAGCTCACCTGAAATTGTCGAAAAAGTTTTAAATTTCGAGGTCGATATTGGCCTCATTGAAGCTGAATTTAAACACAAGGAACTCGAACTCCAACACTGGCAGCCAGATAACATGCTGATTTTTTGCTCGCCACAACACCCTTTAGCAGATAAAGGCATTTTAAAAGACAAAGATATCTTAAACAGTAGCTGGATTCTTCGAGAGCCCGGTTCAGCCCATAGACAAACCTTCGACAAAGCCATGGCAGGCCTGCTAGCAAAACTAACTATTCGCGCCGAACTGACCCATAACGAGGCCATTAAAAACGCCGTAAAGTCAGGGCTTGGGCTTGGCTGCCTATCTGAAATAGCCATTGCCGATGAAATAAAGCTCGGCGTGCTCAAAGTACTTAAACCCAACAAGCGCAGCATGAGCCGAAGCTTTAACATCATCAAACACCGCTACGCACAAGCCAAAGTTGCGGGAGAGCAGTGGCTACAGCTGTGCCTCGAAACCAAAGGTCAAAATGGCCGATAAGACTTTTTTACGGCCACTCTTAATCAATAATTACCGACAAACTGCAACAACAGCTCATACTCGACTTTTAAAAAGCGCAAACGCAGCCCCTGAGTTTAAAAGAGATTCAACAAGCCAGTACCGTGGCCTGCTCAGAAAGAAGCTTGCACCATTGATTACAAGCATAGCTGCACGCTCGACGCGTTATCAGTACATCGCTCAACTTGAACAGAGCTTTCTTTCGCTGATAAAGCAAAGCGAGAGCACGTACTAAAGCAGCTGCGAGACTTATGGACCCACAGCTCTACGGCTCTTGAAGGCAACACCTTAAGCCTTGGCGATACTCACTTTATTCTGGAACAAGGGCTGACTATTTCAGGTAAGCCACTCAAAGAACACCAAAAAGTAGTCGGCATGCGAAAGCCATCGACATACTGTACCAAGCCTGCAATAAAGAGCTTATATTTCAACTGTGTAAATACCTCTTTCTTAACACAGCCCTCGCGTAAAAAATTAGGCTGCTAATTTGTACTCAATTGGCGTCATATCATTCAGTGAGTCGTGAGGTCGCTCCGTGTTATATAGCTTTATCCAGTCGTCGGTCATCTCAATCACTTCGTTTAAATTGGTGAAGATGTAAAGGTCTAACACCTCGTCACGATAGGTTCGGTTAAAGCGCTCAATGTAAGCATTTTGGTAAGGACATCCGGGCTTGATGTAGTCGATCCTCACATTGTTCCGATCTGCCCACTCGGTGAATTCACTTGACGTATATTCAGGCCCGTTATCAACACGAACCTTTTCTGGGTAGCCATGCCAGGCTGCAAGCTGGTCAAGATACCGAGTAACTCTTGCTGCTGGCATACCAGTGCCAATATCGATACCAAGTATTTCTCGATTAAAATCGTCAATAACATTGAAAGTGCGAAAACGAACTTTGTTTTGCAGGCTGTCGCTCATAAAATCCATTGACCAAGATGACCCGCTTTCTACCGGAACGGCCAGTGGCTCTGGATTTCTAGGCGGTAAGCGTTTTTTAGATTTCCGCCTGATGTTGAGCTTCATTTCGGTATAAACGCGATAAACACGCTTATGGTTCCAGCCTTTACGCAACGCCCGTAGTCGCTTGAAGCACTTGGGGAATCCCCAGCGTGGATGCTTTTCAATAAGCTTATCTAAAGCGTCGATGATCTCACTATCATCAACTAGCTTTGGCTCATAATAATACGCAGTTCGGCTAACGCCTGTTATCTCACAACTCATGACGATACTTACCTCATGATCAGCCTGAAGCTCCTTAGCCCAGGCTTTACGCTCAGCAACAGGCACTACAGCTTTTTTATGATTTCTTCCTGCAGCTGAGATTTAAGGCTCAACTCCGCATACATTTGTTTTAAGCGCCTATTTTCGTCTTCCAGTTCCTTTAGTCGCCTAACATCAGAGGCTTCCATACCGCCATATTTTTCACGCCATTTATAAAACGTTGAGTTGCCGATGTTATGTTTTCGGCACACCTCTTTGATCGGCATGCCGGCTTCCGCTTCTTTTAAAACCGCAACAATTTGGCTTTCAGTCATTCGTTTGCTCATAGGCAAATCCTCTTTGGGGTAGTCTAAAGAAAATTCTACGTTTGAGCTGTGCTAGTTTAGGGGAGAGTTACAGCCGTATTTCAGATTGAAGTATTTGGGGTTGAGTTCGTGCTCTTTGCAAAATGCAGTTTGATTTAGGCCGCTGACCTCAAACTCTTTGAATAGTGCCTGCCAATCGTAGCGAGATTTTTTGGGCATGATGGGCTCCTTGTTAAAAACTTGAAGCCTAAATGTATTGCTAATGGTTGCCTAGGGTGGGGTTGGATTGACGCTTACAGAGTTACCATTTGTGTTGGCTTTATCGCGCTTGTCGTCGCCGAGGTGATCATCCAGGGCTATCTCGATGGTAACCTTCATAAGCATCTGCAGAAAACGGCCATGTCACTTCCTAGCTTAATGGATTTAGCTGCTTTGGGTGAGAAGGCTTCTAGTTCTTGCTTGTTCATTGCTGCCTATCCTTAGCTGTTATGGCTAGTATGATAGGCAGTTACACAGTTTTCCTAAAGTCTCGCTCTACATGGTTTTATCTACATAACTCAGACACTTCTATCAAGTCATTACACACTCGTATTTCTTGGGCTAGATTATGTGGAAGATCATGACCGGTTTCAACCAAGAAACAATTCTCAATACCAGCTCTAAGCCCTGCTTCGATATCACTCAGCTTATCTCCGACCATTATAGATTCAGCCTTATTAACGTTCCATTCATTAACAATATCATCAATCATTCCGGGCTTTGGTTTCCTACAATCACACTCATAGCTATATTTCTCTACCACCCCTTCAGGGTGATGCGGACAATGAGCAACTGTTAATATTGGAACACCATGTGCCTCAAGTTTTTTTAAATAAAACTCTGTTAATTTACGGTAGTCTTCTTCAGTATAATATCCTCTTGCGATCCCAGCTTGATTTGTCACTATAGCAATCTGATAACCAAGGGCCACAAATGCCTTTATTCCAATAAGAGCATTTCTAGCAAATCGAAAGTCCTCTGTTCGATATAAATAATTAACCTCTTCATTCACGACACCGTCGCGATCAAGAAACAGCACTTTCACACTCAACCTCTATGAAAACTTATTATTTGCTTTGTAATAATCTTCAGGCACACCGATATCGATGAAATAACCTTTAGATTTATAACAGTAGATCTTTGTATCACAACTCTCTAAAACATCTTTCTCAAAAGAAAATGATTCCCCCTTTCCCCAACCAGAAATCAACATCTTCGAAACATAATATAAGCCACTATTTATAAATGCTGGACCACGTAATGATTTTTCTCCCATACTAATTACTCGATCCCCCTCCCCCAGAGTAAGCGAACCATATCGAGAAGCGTCATCGACATAAACTCCAACCAAACTTAACGAAGGTAAATGACTAACTCCATAGTTCAAAAACTCAAATAAATTTACATCACTATAGGTATCGCCATTTACAACCAAAAAAGAGTCTCCACTTAAATAATCTGAAGCAAGCCGAATTGCCCCGCCAGTCCCTAATGGTTGTTTTTCAACAGACACTATGATTTCCGCCCCCAAGTATTGATAATCCTCAAGAAAACCCATGAAATCTTCTGCACGATAACCTGCAGCAAGGACAATCCTATTAAAACCGGCACCCGACAACTGAGAAAGAATATAATGTAAAAAAGGAGTACCCCCTACCGCCACCAGAGGTTTAGGAGTGTCCCCCGAAACGCTTTTTAGACGCGTTCCTTTACCGCCAACCAGAACTATTGCTTCTTTAATCATTACCAAAGATCTTTTCTTCCACTATAGCGCATATGATATGACCTACACATATATGACACTCTTGAATATGAGGAGTGACTTTTGAAGGAATAGAGATTGAATAATCACACATTTCAGCCAATCTACCTCCCTCTCCACAAAGAGCCACACTTGTAACTCCCAATTCTTTACACGTCTTTACAGCCTCGAGAATATTCTTAGAGTTTCCTGAAGTACTAATCCCAATAAATACATCACCCTCATTTCCTTGAGCCTGAACTTGACGAGAAAAGAGTTTGTCAAAGCCATAATCATTGCCAATTGCTGTCAACATAGACGTATCTGTGCTCAACGCTATTGAAGGTAACCCAGGACGATCAAAGTAAAATCGACTTACAAACTCTGCAGCGATATGCTGTGCATCAGCTGCACTACCCCCATTTCCGGCAATTAGTACACGCCCACCATTTTTATACACATCTACAATTAAGTCGCTGACCGCGGAAACAACTGAAATTAGCGACCCATCGCTTTTCAGTCTGCTCTTTACCGACATACTGTTTTCAAGATAGTTATCAATAAAACTTAAATTGTCCATGAGGTACACCCTTCACTTGTAAATTGAACACGATGTACTTGCCCCTGACTTTTGAGTAATTCAGCCTCAATCGCTGGTTTGTCTTCAGGGTTGCAGAAAATCATCATAAAACCTCCTCCGCCAGCACCTGACACTTTTAAAGACAGCGCTCCGACACGAAATACATCTTGCTCAACTTTATCTATAGTACTGTTTGAAATTGACTTAGAGGTTCTCTTTTTCGCCTCCCAAGACAGTTTAAATGCATTGATAAGCTCAGTTATCTCACCTTTCAGTAAATGCTCCTTAATTTTGATCGCTGACGCCTTAACCGCATGCATTGCATCTAATGACGCCCCCTCTTTACTCGAAATTGATTTCATTTGATCCGAAATAATATTTGCAGAATCCCGGGAGGCTCCGGTAAAAAACAAAACTAAAGATTCTTCAATCTCACTCATAATATAACGACGGATACGTAATGGGTTTACGATTACACGACTCCCCTCACAAAACTCCATAAAATTAACTCCCCCAAAAGTTGCAGCATATTGATCTTGCTTTCCGCCGGATAAAGAGCAATCAACCCTCTCAATATCGAATGCTAACTGAGCTATATCGTACTCGCCAAGGGGGAGGGAAAAGGCCGTTTTAAAGGCCTCTAGCATCGCAACAACCATGGTTGACGAGGATCCAAGCCCGCTACCAGGAGGGGCATCACAGTAGGTCACAACCCGAATTGGAATCGAGCGCCCCCCTAAAAACTCGTTAACCACTCGAGTATAAACCGCTCGATGCAGTAGAAGACCTTGATCTAGCGGCATAGGAGCACTCAATGAAAAAGCTTCTTTCTCATTAATATCTTTAGCTTCAAACTCAACCCCCTCTAGATGCTCTCCACACTCAATTGTGCAATGAGCATACATATTTATTGTTGCATTGAGTACACAACCACCAAATGTATCACTATAAGGAGATACATCTGTACCACCACCCGCCAGGCCCAACCTCAGTGGTGCTCGAGAACGCACTTTCATTTAAATCCCCTAATATAGTTATCGATCAAGAGGAACCTTTCCCTCTCCGATAAAACTGCGCCAGTGATTCAGCAAGTCCTCAAACATTTTTCTTGTCGAAATTTCTGGCACCCAGTCGATAACTGATCGAATCTTGGAGTTATCAAACATTTGATAGTCTGCATCAATAGGACGCATTCGAGATTGATCTGATTCAACCTTAATATCATCTCTATTACTCATACTAAGAAGCAATTCAATTACTTTTGGTAATTCATACACCTCCTCTCCAGCTATATTAAATGCCTCACCGCATGGAACCTCCCCGGAGCGAGATTTCAATGACAAGAGATAGTATGCCCTTACAGCATCTCTCGCATCCTGATAGGTGCGCACGCTGGTCAAATTCCCTACTTTAATTACGGGATCCTGTAACCCCGCCTCAATTAAAGCAATTTGCTTCGCCACGGTGCTTTCAAAAAATACATCACTGCGCCGTGGGCCACTATGGCTGCCCATTCTTGTAACAAAGGTCTTTATTCCGTAGGCCTCCCCGTAGAATTGCCCCAAGTAATCAGTTCCAATCTTACTAATACTATAAGGGCTTGCCCCATGAAACTTCGTGTCTTCTGAAAGTGCTACACCAACGGGAGCTTTACCATAGACTTCACTTGAGGAACACACATGCACCACAGGCTCATAACCGTCCGTCCTATTTTGACGAACAGCCTCAAGGAGGTTTCCCGTACCAATTATATTTGTCTGCAGAGTTTCAATCGGGACATCAAACGAAGTCTTAGGAAAAGATTGAGCCCCCAAGTGGAAAATAAAATCAGGCCGAACATCACAGATCATCTTATTTAAGGACGCGAAGTCAGTTAAATCCGCATAATATAATGACATTCGATCCTGTTTATTAATCCGAGGAGTCAACTGATATAAATTATCTAATGGCTCCTGCCAGCGCATCATTCCAACAATATTATAATCTGTATTCTCAATTAAATAGTCCGCAAGAAGGGACCCAACCTGTCCTGTAACACCAGTTATCAAAGCCTTCGTCATGAGTACTCCAACATTATATTTTTACATGTATATTCAATTGATCTAGGCTTCCTGCCAAGTAAGCTAGAGAGGTGCCTAGATTCAACATTAATTATCTTCGGCCGAGAATCCCAAAACCCTTCGGGCAAGTCAACGCATCGATACTTTAGTCGTTCAGCAGATTGAGACGAGGAATCAATCAGCTGGGCTATTTCTTCCCGCTGCACATCGACCTCCCCACATAAGTTTAAAACTGGGTATTTATAAGCATCCCAGTCTTCTACTATACGTATAGTAGCTTCAACCACATCTTCAACATCGATCACTTTACGTGACAACGGATAAAATACTTCAGCCTCTTCACCTGATTTAATGCATGAGACAACATACTGAA containing:
- a CDS encoding GDP-mannose 4,6-dehydratase — protein: MTKALITGVTGQVGSLLADYLIENTDYNIVGMMRWQEPLDNLYQLTPRINKQDRMSLYYADLTDFASLNKMICDVRPDFIFHLGAQSFPKTSFDVPIETLQTNIIGTGNLLEAVRQNRTDGYEPVVHVCSSSEVYGKAPVGVALSEDTKFHGASPYSISKIGTDYLGQFYGEAYGIKTFVTRMGSHSGPRRSDVFFESTVAKQIALIEAGLQDPVIKVGNLTSVRTYQDARDAVRAYYLLSLKSRSGEVPCGEAFNIAGEEVYELPKVIELLLSMSNRDDIKVESDQSRMRPIDADYQMFDNSKIRSVIDWVPEISTRKMFEDLLNHWRSFIGEGKVPLDR